A stretch of DNA from Coccidioides posadasii str. Silveira chromosome 4, complete sequence:
TCCTCAACTCTTCCAAGAATCCAGACCGAATGGATACTTCATCAGCAATGTCAACCCTACGGAATGCAGACTTAATTCGCTGCTGAGAAGCGGAAGAAATAACGGCTTCAAGCCGCCCCCAACAGCGATTTCTACACCTCCTGCAAACGAAGTCCGCGTCGATATCTCGCTTAGAACACCAATGTCTCTCCCACCTACAGTACTGCTTGTTTTCAACATCAACGAGGATAATCAGATGAGGAGCTCAGACTCAGCTCCGCTGTTGACGCGAATCGCCTCCCGGCAGGTCATGATTGGTGCAGACATCGGTCTCAATGGAGAGATTAATATATCACACACCTCTGGCATATTGCCTAGTAATGCTACCGATTACACATCCAATGAAAAATGCGAAGATGAAAAGAGGAAACTACGGTCACAAATTGCGAGAGTACTCGAGACCTGCGAGGATTTGGGAATGTTGGTCGAATGGGTTCTGAAGTGGATAAGGAAGCACACTGATGGCTGATTCtgctttttcatttttgcCTTTGCAGTTTGTAATATAAGCTCTGAAAGTCGGCGGTAGAAAGTGTGATGATGTTGAGATAGAAGACAAAGCTCGTACGAAAAAGACCTGAGAAACTCTTCCTAAATACAACCCCCAACTTATTCCTTAGGTACACAATTCACATGTGCTGGCCATATAGCCATCCCGAAACAAGTTCAGAAGTCCACCATCGATAGCACAGAAATTCATCCTTCAATATGGCATAGCTCCCGGCATGCCTCCTTTTGGTCGATCCCACCTTATGAACTGCCCATATAGacgcttttttttttctcatGGAGAATAATCATATATTCGATGTTACAGCCTTGACTGTTAGTTCAAGTTTGGCTGTCGCCTCCTAATGCCGACCATCAGCCCAAGGGGCTTCCTCAGGAAACCCTCGGAGGTCTCCATGGGACCATCCTGCTCCAACCGGAACTCAAAATTTTTGAAGACCGTTGCTGCAATACAATGGAGCTCCATCTCCGCAACGTTTCTTCCAACGCAGGCGCGTGGACCATAGCTGAAGGGAATAAATGCCGCCTTCTGTCGTGGGGTTAGTCGAGCGGGATCCCACCGAGTTGGGACGAATTCTTCCACATCGGGTCCCCAGATCTCTGGTGAGTGGTGGATGGTATAAGCGGGAACTGAGAGGATAGTTCCTGGGTGGAAAACATGGCCTTCGATTGTGACCGGCGGCGAATTTGGTGGGATTTCGCGAGGAAGACCGAGAGACGAAGTGCTGTGGATGCGCATCGTTTCCCAAATAACCCATTGTAAGCTAACAACGGTGGTTAGATGTTTGGTTTAATAGAATGAACAGATGATATGATAGCCACATACTAAGGAATGTCTCTGACCATAGAGAACGATGGGACGTTGACGTGGGCCGGAACTGCCTCGTCCAAGGCTTCTTGCAACTTCTCAATGACACCCGGAGTTCTCAAGACCCAATAGAGCATGGCGCAAGAGGTGTTAGAAGTCGTATCTGAACCTGCAATGAGTTGTGTCAATGCTTCGGCAGTGAGTTCTTCACGGCCGAGTTTTGCACCAGTCTCATCACGGCCCTCCATCAGGCGAGATAGAAGATCAACTCGAGTATTTTTCGCCATCACCTCCGGGCGAAGACGTTCGGACACACGTGCTACCGCAATACCAGCCAGGTGCTCCACTGCTTCCAACCCATCCCGGAAGAACTTATCTGGGAGATACTTCGCAAACGGTTTCAGAGCGGGGAAACATCCCAAAGTTGCTGAAACCTCTCCGCGCCGGTTGAGAACTTGAATGGCAGGAACGTACGAAGCCGGGGAATCCGGCGATTTTCTCATCTCCGCCACGTCTCTCCCTTTTGAAAGCATGCCAAATGGGGCACCGAATGCTAGGTCGCCAATGATATCAAaggcaagataattaaaCCAATTCAGAGCGTCAATCGATGCATATCCGGATTTTGGGTTTCGCTGCACCTCAGAAATATTGGTCCATTGCTGGAAGAAAAGCTGCAGGTTGGCATGGATATACTGCTCAAACTGGCCTACTGATTTGGCACTGAAGGTGTGGGAAACAGTCTTCCGTTTTCGAGTATGTTCGGCCCGACTGCGAGTATTAAAGAGCCCGCGACGGATGGACACGAAAGCATCGTAGTACTCACTACGCAGGCAGAATTTAGCACATGGGATGAAATGGAACGAGCAGAGATTCGCTCAATTGGAAAGTAGGTGCGATAATAAACAAAGCTTATGTACAGTTTCGATTACACTTACGATTTCAGGAAACCATTTCCATGACCATAGATGGTCTGGATGGCATCGGCGTCGGCGACGGAGACATGGTCTGGCTGAATTCTCACGAGTTTTCCATATTTCTTATGAGCGTCATGCACAGCCTGATATCTCTTTCCCCTTCGACATTGATATAAAAGCCAGAGGTTGGAGAACCCGGCAGCGAATGGCGAAGGGATATCACGCAGATACGAAAGCCGTAGATAGGGCACAATATAAAACACAAAGATGAAAATCCCCGCAAGAACATACGggttaaaaagaaaagataacaACATGATGAAAAGGAACGAAGTTTGCTTGTAAACGGGAGTAGAGGAAGAGAAAACGGGGTGGATGAAGGTCGATGTCGACCGGCGCGACCGGCTCAGTGACTCGAGCGTAGCTAGTCTCAATCCGATAATAATGCAGTAGGAAACACGCAAGCCAATGCAATAAGACACGCCAAaatgaagctcagattaGGTAGACAAGCATTCAAGTTATATATCCGCCGGGAGAACTACGTCCAAGGCTATTAAGGTAGGGTTCTGCCGTGTCGATCTGGGGTAGTTAGCCGGAGTCGGGATGAAAATCCGGCAAGTCCGGAAAACCGAGAGTTTCAAGCCTAAACGGCCATAAGCGCGCAAACATCACCAATTGGCCGGGGCGCCATCCGTCGTGATCGCTGCGCAGGCGTTGGCGATGCGGGGAAGCAGCCGGCGCGGCGGTGAAGCTGAGCCGAAGAACGGAGCGCAATCGCGGGAGAGCGGGCTTAGGTAAGGGCTGAGTCAGGCTGACGTCATTCCGCCAGGCACAGCCGAGGACTCAATTCGATGGGCACGGATGCTTCGGCGAGAGAGAGGCGCTGGTTAGGAGGATACGCCCGGGGGAACACGGGGAGATTCGAGGATGTAGCGCAGCGTTAGCTCTTCTATCCGCCGTAATTGGCAAATCacttcttgaagaaacttgTGATCCGCTGACTTCCACGCGCAGCTCGCTTCGCATCGGCCGTTTTGCCGCTGCCAGCGGCTGAACCGTTGCTTGTAGCACTGCGCGTTTTCCTTCCTGGAATGGTAGCCTTCACCGgtgatattgaagctgcaCGCTTGGTTGGCAACTTGGAGGTGTCTCCCGTCCTAGGAATTTTGGCTGGCTTAACGTCTGCCGCTTCGTCGACCGGATATCCGCGCTTGGTCCCCGCAGATTCGGTCATAGGTCCCTTGTCCTTAGATATTTCCTGTGATTCAGGTTCGAGGTCTGATTTAAATTTTAAATCCTTCTCTAGCTGCTCGATTTCATTCACTACCTTGCCGGGCTGTGATGACGGTCCCTCAGCCTTTGCCTTCTTTTGTGTGTTCGCGAAGAAGTTGGcaatattcttcttgttctcttGGCTATTGATCGGGATAATAAAGTCGGGAGAGTTGTTTCCCACTTTCCCTACATCTCTGTTCACCGGGTATGCTTCCAGCTCCCCTTGGTAGGGTTTCAGCATGGACTGCAGTTCTTTAGTCCAAGTGGTCCGATGGGGATCAAGCCATGCGGCCATTTCTGGGCTTCCCGGTTCCAGGATAACAGGCATGCGGTCATGTATAAAGCTCAGGTAGGCATTTGAAGAAGTCGTGATTATTGTAAAAGTGTAGAGTTTTTCATCGGAATCTGGATATAGTGTTAAtaaaaattcttttttaGGAAATCTTAAGCTCCCGGCGGCCGCTATACATACCGTCATACTTGACGCAGTCCCATAATCCGGCAAAGCACATCAGATCGCCATCTTTCCGGCGAATGAAATGTGGAATCTTTTCCTTACCCTTTTTTAGCCATTCATAGAACCCCTGACAAACAACTACACAGCGCTTCCGCTTTTTCATGGACGTCCACATCCCCTTATTCTCAGCCAGAGAGTCGTCTCGACAATTGATAGTTTTCATCAACGAGCCATAATTTGGTGACCGTTTCGTCCAGAATGGAACAAGACCCCATTTCATACTCTGAAGCTTATACTTGACACGTTCGTCTTCGATTCCTCCACTAGTCAGCTGTGCCTTGCCCTCATCTTCCGGCATCTTATGCTCTGCGGCATGATGTCCTCCGTCGTATGCCTCAGCAGGATTATATCCCCCCTGGTCAGGGGTATCAGCGCGGTAGACGGCACCATAGTACCCAGGAGCGAAGTTGTAAGTTTCTCTCACGTCGTCGTCATCTGGAACTTCATCCACTTGCTGGCCTTGACGTTGCAGTTGGTGTCTAATGAAGGCGAGGCGCTAGATACAGTCAGATATCATTCATTCACGAAAAGGTTCGGGGAAGACCCATGTAGAATCAACGGTATTGCATACAACGCCCAACGCATATCGACCACACATCGTCGCGATATGAAAATGTCCCGTCTCGTAGATAAACAACCAGTCTTATCGAACGGCTTCAAGTAAAATGTGATAGCATTTCCGACAACAAACCGCGTGCGTCAGTAaccctgtactccgtactgatCCATGCCATTTTGTCCGAAGTCCGGTTTAACTTCCCTCTGCCAAGACGTCATCGGAGCTTGATCAAAAGCGTCGAAAGTTTCAGAGGCTCTCTCCGACTCCCAGTTCCATACGGAACAGCCATCTTTTTCAAGTGCAACCAACCCCTTTATCTGAAGTATTATGGCTTGCTAGACTTTATTAATAACCTCAATTCTGCTATGCCGTCATAATATATTTGAAGTCTACAAATGCTCAACCAAACCCTCCGGCGCATTGGCGCCTCCCCGCCGCCTGGCCCAACTCCCGCCATCATCCCATCCCGATTCTTCAGCAGCCGAACGCAAGGGAACCCCCTGTCCTACCGACCTAATGCCATGTCTCGACCTCAATTCTCTCCCCGATATCTTCATCCAACCCAATCTCGACCTTATACCCTCTTCTCCCGCTTCCGGGACAACTTCAACGAAGCCAGGAAACATGTTTGGCGCGAACGCCCCATTGGTATGACCGCAACCCTTCTTTTTGCGGTTAGCATGACAAGCGGCCTCATATACCTCTTATACGACCACATCACTCGCGTAGAGCCTCAATTCTCGCGTTTCCCCAAACCCGTGGGTGACAGCTTACGCAAAGCCATATATTACACCGAATTCGAACTAAATCCCGTTCGCGCCCTACATTGGTATAAGCAGGCATTGATTGCTGCGGATCAGCTGGGCATGCACCCATTTTCGGAGGAAGTGTTGGGGATTAGGTTGCAGATTCCTCATATGTTGGAGAAAGCGGGGATGATGAAGCCAGCCATTGAAGTACTAGAGAAGACGCAGAAGGACTGTCTTGAATGGGTGCAGAACGGGAGGAGAAAGCAGATGATCAGGAACAGAGAACGGGCAAGGGATGGAGACCGGATAGACGACCCCACTGGCACGGGAGAGGAGCGGAAGGCAGAACAGGAAAAGGAGGCAGAGGAGGAGCGACGGCGTGGTTTCGTCATGAAAAGAGCCGCCGGAGTCGGGGTCAAGATTGCAGAACTCTACTCAAGTGATTATGTGCGAGAGACAGACAAAGCCGAAAAGGCACTCCTCTCGGCCGTTGACCTAAGCCGCGCCGAGCTTCAGCACCGCCGGGAAATGAACCTCCCCGTTTCCCAAGGAGACGGCGACTATTACCTCAACCTCACTGAGGTAGCATTTGCATTCAACGAACTCGCAGACTTCTACGCTGAAAGAGGTCGGAGCGACCTCTCGACGGCTTTGTACATGCAGTCCCTCTCCCTGATCAAAGAAGACCAGCAGGATCGACCGAGCACATGCGCCCAGGTCGTTTTACTGAACAATATCTCAAGCCAGATGGCGGAACAGGCCCAGAATCCAACCCCGCCTCCTGCGGAAACCACATCGGGGACCCATATGCCTCCCGTATCGCGTGACCAATTGCTCAACGCGGCCTCGGAATGGGCCAAGAAAGCTCTCGATGTGGCGGACAAGATTCAACCGCCAGTGCGTACTGAAGAATGCGATCAAGGCTGTCTGACTGCGACCTACAATCTAGGAGAGATCGCGGAAATGCAGGGCCATTTTAGCGAGGCAAAGAAGTACTATGGAGAGGCTCGGGAGATAGCGAAGAAAATCCAATTCCCTGAAGGCGTGAGCAGAGCAAATGAAGGGCTGGAAAGGCTAAAAAAGCAGGCGTGAGAGCAGCATAGATGATAAGGTAGTTCGGCATGCTTTTTCTGTGATATGTTTTGGGGAATATAAAACATGTATTGTATGTACATTATAGGTACAACTGTGGGATCTTGTGATAAGGGAGGCCTTCCGGTTGGTAACTGGGTCGGCACACTCTACACGGAGCAGTCTACGAAATGATATTGGACCAAGGACAGCTTGGGAAAAAAGGAGCCTAGTTGAACATAACGGGATTTACTCCGTATATCTACCAACAAGTGCACAACAAGGAAAAAGTAGAGGACAAATAGAAAGGAAGCCAGTAAATTGGGAGACACACCAACCCCCGTATCCATGGCTAATTACTCTTCCTACCCTCGTTGGACCAGGACGCCCTTTTATATCCGACATTTGGAAAAGGGGACCAACGAAAGAACGGAATCTTCACTCTTCAAAAGTTTCCATTCTTTTATCGTTCCCAAACTCCAACCGTTGGTTTCTTTTGTAATTTCGAGGAAAAAAGTCATTGCTCATCGCTCGTCCATCCCAGCCCATTACTTGTTTACTGATTTAACAATTTTCTAGGATACACCTAGTTCGGTTTCTATGCCCGCGACATCACACCCCAAGCGCGAATCTTGTTATCAGTGTAACCAGCAAAGAGAGTCTGGCCATCCGCGGACCAGGCCAAGGAGATTGGCTCAGGCTCGCCGCTCTTCTTGCCACCCTCGACCAAGTCGAGCTTAAGCTCATCGACcttgctcttcttctccaagtCGAAGATAGTGATGCAGCTGGAGGTAGCAGCGCAGAGCCAGTACCGGTTGGGAGAGAAGACAAGGGCGTGGATCTCATCTCCGGCCTGGAGGGAGTAGAGGTGTTTGGATTCGTTAAGATCCCAGAGCATGGTGATTCCGTCCTTGCCGCCGGAGGCGCAGAGGGAGCCGTCGGGGGAGATGGTGACGGTGTTGATGTAACCAGTGTGACCGATGTGGTCGGTCTGGATGCGGCAGGTGGAGAGTTCCCAGACCTGGTGTTACAAATTAGCAAGAAATGCcgataaaaagaaaagatgtaTGCGCAGAACACATTGAATGTTAACGTGATTTCCATCAGGGCAATTGGTGATGATTGTCTCATGGCCCAACGGGGCTCTGAAGTAGCAAATACTTTTAAGGTTGCAAAACATCCTTTGGGAGGGTTTTCGTAGAACAAAAGCGATATCTGAACACAAGATCAAGCGTACCTTC
This window harbors:
- a CDS encoding uncharacterized protein (EggNog:ENOG410PMXJ~COG:S~TransMembrane:1 (i84-105o)~BUSCO:6709at33183), with the translated sequence MLNQTLRRIGASPPPGPTPAIIPSRFFSSRTQGNPLSYRPNAMSRPQFSPRYLHPTQSRPYTLFSRFRDNFNEARKHVWRERPIGMTATLLFAVSMTSGLIYLLYDHITRVEPQFSRFPKPVGDSLRKAIYYTEFELNPVRALHWYKQALIAADQLGMHPFSEEVLGIRLQIPHMLEKAGMMKPAIEVLEKTQKDCLEWVQNGRRKQMIRNRERARDGDRIDDPTGTGEERKAEQEKEAEEERRRGFVMKRAAGVGVKIAELYSSDYVRETDKAEKALLSAVDLSRAELQHRREMNLPVSQGDGDYYLNLTEVAFAFNELADFYAERGRSDLSTALYMQSLSLIKEDQQDRPSTCAQVVLLNNISSQMAEQAQNPTPPPAETTSGTHMPPVSRDQLLNAASEWAKKALDVADKIQPPVRTEECDQGCLTATYNLGEIAEMQGHFSEAKKYYGEAREIAKKIQFPEGVSRANEGLERLKKQA
- a CDS encoding uncharacterized protein (EggNog:ENOG410PK5Y~COG:S~BUSCO:7703at33183); the encoded protein is MCGRYALGVRLAFIRHQLQRQGQQVDEVPDDDDVRETYNFAPGYYGAVYRADTPDQGGYNPAEAYDGGHHAAEHKMPEDEGKAQLTSGGIEDERVKYKLQSMKWGLVPFWTKRSPNYGSLMKTINCRDDSLAENKGMWTSMKKRKRCVVVCQGFYEWLKKGKEKIPHFIRRKDGDLMCFAGLWDCVKYDDSDEKLYTFTIITTSSNAYLSFIHDRMPVILEPGSPEMAAWLDPHRTTWTKELQSMLKPYQGELEAYPVNRDVGKVGNNSPDFIIPINSQENKKNIANFFANTQKKAKAEGPSSQPGKVVNEIEQLEKDLKFKSDLEPESQEISKDKGPMTESAGTKRGYPVDEAADVKPAKIPRTGDTSKLPTKRAASISPVKATIPGRKTRSATSNGSAAGSGKTADAKRAARGSQRITSFFKK
- a CDS encoding uncharacterized protein (EggNog:ENOG410PH46~COG:Q~TransMembrane:1 (o6-26i)) codes for the protein MLLSFLFNPYVLAGIFIFVFYIVPYLRLSYLRDIPSPFAAGFSNLWLLYQCRRGKRYQAVHDAHKKYGKLVRIQPDHVSVADADAIQTIYGHGNGFLKSEYYDAFVSIRRGLFNTRSRAEHTRKRKTVSHTFSAKSVGQFEQYIHANLQLFFQQWTNISEVQRNPKSGYASIDALNWFNYLAFDIIGDLAFGAPFGMLSKGRDVAEMRKSPDSPASYVPAIQVLNRRGEVSATLGCFPALKPFAKYLPDKFFRDGLEAVEHLAGIAVARVSERLRPEVMAKNTRVDLLSRLMEGRDETGAKLGREELTAEALTQLIAGSDTTSNTSCAMLYWVLRTPGVIEKLQEALDEAVPAHVNVPSFSMVRDIPYLQWVIWETMRIHSTSSLGLPREIPPNSPPVTIEGHVFHPGTILSVPAYTIHHSPEIWGPDVEEFVPTRWDPARLTPRQKAAFIPFSYGPRACVGRNVAEMELHCIAATVFKNFEFRLEQDGPMETSEGFLRKPLGLMVGIRRRQPNLN